The following are encoded together in the Candidatus Margulisiibacteriota bacterium genome:
- the lptB gene encoding LPS export ABC transporter ATP-binding protein, with translation MAINADKLVKSYSGRRVVDEVSFDVKKGEVVGLLGPNGAGKTTTFYMVVGLASPDGGSVRLGEQDITHLPMHKRAQLGMGYLPQESSIFKKLTVEENIIMLWEATGSVHPDQYKKKLDEVLEELGVNHLRKSRCYQLSGGETRRVEIARALALSPSFLLLDEPFTGIDPITVSDLQKIITYLKNKGLGILITDHNVRETLAITDRAYIIQKGRILVSGDSQFIANDETAKKTYLGEEFKL, from the coding sequence ACTGGTCAAGTCGTATTCGGGCCGCAGGGTCGTGGACGAGGTCTCCTTTGATGTGAAAAAGGGAGAGGTGGTCGGGCTTTTGGGCCCCAACGGGGCCGGCAAGACCACTACCTTTTATATGGTGGTTGGCCTTGCAAGTCCGGACGGCGGCTCGGTCCGCCTCGGGGAACAGGACATAACCCATCTTCCCATGCACAAGAGAGCCCAATTGGGCATGGGCTATCTGCCTCAGGAATCCTCCATTTTCAAGAAACTGACGGTTGAAGAGAACATAATAATGCTCTGGGAGGCCACGGGCTCGGTCCATCCGGACCAGTACAAAAAAAAGCTGGACGAAGTGCTGGAAGAACTGGGAGTTAACCATCTTAGAAAAAGCAGATGCTACCAGCTGTCCGGAGGAGAAACCCGGAGGGTCGAGATCGCAAGGGCGCTTGCCCTTTCCCCGTCGTTCTTGCTGCTTGACGAACCTTTTACGGGAATAGACCCCATAACGGTGTCCGACCTCCAAAAAATAATCACCTATCTAAAGAACAAGGGGCTGGGAATACTCATCACCGACCACAATGTGAGAGAGACCCTTGCCATAACCGACAGGGCCTACATAATACAAAAGGGCAGGATACTAGTTTCCGGGGATTCGCAGTTCATCGCCAACGACGAAACGGCAAAAAAGACCTATCTGGGAGAAGAGTTTAAGCTGTGA
- a CDS encoding LptF/LptG family permease, translating into MIKIIDRYISKEILDPFLFGLASFTLILSASMVMFELVRAVVLMGMPLSVAGRLFLFRLPSVIVYIFPMAMLLASILTFARLSSDKEITAFKAAGISLYRVVAPVLIIGFLVSLITLAFYEVVVPEASKATSELMLETQLAKSPKLQENVFLPEIENGQLRRVFYARKLEGHLMEGVIIQEFLDGKLSQLINAKTAEWKNDSWIFRDGITYLLSDSGEYKHLIKFNEQNILIKYSPSDFSSGEKKPDELNYYSLKKFIALKKRMGVNTTDLEIQLNMKLAIPFACFVFTLLGAPLGLNPTRKSSSIGLGISVIIIFVYYVIMFLGMAAGQLEIISPAAAAWLPNIITAGLGAWILYKAGQ; encoded by the coding sequence GTGATCAAGATCATCGACCGCTACATCTCAAAAGAGATACTCGACCCGTTCCTCTTTGGCCTGGCCTCTTTTACCCTGATACTTTCGGCAAGCATGGTGATGTTCGAACTCGTGCGGGCCGTCGTCCTTATGGGAATGCCTCTGTCCGTTGCCGGAAGGCTGTTCTTGTTCCGCCTGCCTTCGGTCATAGTTTATATCTTTCCTATGGCCATGCTGCTTGCCTCTATACTCACTTTTGCCAGGCTGTCCTCGGACAAAGAGATAACTGCTTTTAAAGCGGCTGGAATAAGCCTGTATCGCGTGGTGGCGCCCGTGCTTATTATAGGCTTTCTGGTCAGCCTTATTACCCTGGCCTTTTATGAAGTTGTGGTGCCCGAGGCCTCCAAGGCCACCAGCGAGCTCATGCTCGAGACCCAGTTGGCAAAGTCCCCAAAACTGCAGGAGAATGTTTTTCTTCCTGAAATAGAGAACGGCCAGTTAAGAAGGGTCTTCTACGCGAGAAAACTGGAAGGGCACCTGATGGAGGGCGTGATAATCCAGGAATTTTTGGACGGAAAGCTGAGCCAGCTTATAAACGCGAAAACAGCCGAGTGGAAAAATGACAGCTGGATCTTCCGCGACGGCATAACTTATCTTTTGTCCGACAGCGGCGAATACAAGCACCTGATCAAGTTCAACGAGCAGAATATCCTGATCAAATACTCCCCTTCTGACTTTTCTTCCGGGGAGAAAAAACCCGATGAACTGAACTATTATTCACTGAAAAAGTTCATCGCCCTCAAGAAAAGGATGGGGGTCAACACCACAGACCTTGAGATCCAGCTGAACATGAAGCTTGCCATCCCTTTTGCCTGCTTTGTCTTTACCCTGCTGGGAGCGCCGCTGGGGCTCAACCCCACCAGAAAGTCCTCGTCCATAGGGCTGGGCATAAGTGTTATAATAATTTTTGTCTATTATGTGATCATGTTCCTGGGAATGGCTGCCGGACAGCTTGAGATCATCTCTCCTGCGGCCGCGGCCTGGCTGCCCAATATAATAACGGCCGGCCTGGGAGCCTGGATACTTTATAAGGCTGGGCAATAA